Proteins encoded in a region of the Stieleria neptunia genome:
- a CDS encoding alkaline phosphatase family protein: MMNRVCIINVVGLTARLLADAPAIRSLAGNPPSDNLAGGGKQFMPWTSPLPAVTCTSQATMLTGLAPRDHGVVGNGWYYRETQEIRFWQQARSLVEGSAFYDDFETAKMFWWFNQSSTARYSCTPKPHYGCDGSKVFDVLDHTGCDLTGRHGAFPFFTFWGPGAGLPCSRWIAEATATVLREKQPQITLAYLPHLDYDFQRFPDHDPARVAEVDQCVQTILTAADEIGAQVVIVSEYGLVPVDRPVHINRVLRQAGWLSVRNGPFGEVLMPGESKAFAVADHQLAHVYVNDPGLVASVRKELESVPGIGGVFDPGDLELDHPRSGELIALAQPDAWFTYYYWNDDALAPDFARTVDIHRKPGYDPCELFMTSKVRVAARLLQKKLGMRYKMDVIPLDPTLVRGSHGLHPDPIDGPIIIGPSGEHPLPSDMRGFAGYIRSLLGAR; encoded by the coding sequence ATGATGAATCGGGTTTGCATTATCAACGTCGTCGGGTTGACCGCGCGGCTGCTCGCCGACGCGCCGGCCATTCGCTCGCTGGCGGGGAATCCGCCCAGCGACAATCTTGCCGGGGGTGGCAAGCAATTCATGCCGTGGACCAGCCCGCTGCCGGCGGTCACCTGCACCTCCCAGGCGACGATGCTAACCGGGTTGGCGCCCCGCGATCACGGCGTGGTCGGCAACGGCTGGTACTACCGCGAGACCCAGGAGATCCGGTTCTGGCAGCAAGCCCGTTCGTTGGTCGAAGGTTCCGCGTTCTATGACGATTTCGAAACCGCCAAAATGTTTTGGTGGTTCAATCAGTCGTCGACGGCGCGCTACAGTTGCACGCCGAAGCCGCATTACGGCTGTGACGGCAGCAAGGTCTTCGACGTGCTCGATCACACCGGGTGCGATCTCACCGGGCGTCACGGCGCGTTCCCCTTTTTCACGTTCTGGGGGCCCGGCGCAGGTCTGCCGTGCAGCCGCTGGATCGCGGAGGCCACCGCAACGGTGCTCCGCGAAAAGCAGCCCCAGATCACGCTCGCCTACTTGCCGCATCTGGATTACGACTTCCAGCGATTTCCCGACCACGACCCGGCGCGGGTGGCCGAAGTCGACCAGTGTGTTCAAACGATCCTAACGGCCGCCGATGAGATCGGGGCGCAGGTGGTGATCGTTTCGGAATACGGCTTGGTTCCCGTCGATCGCCCGGTGCACATCAACCGTGTGTTGCGTCAGGCCGGCTGGTTGTCGGTGCGGAACGGGCCGTTTGGTGAAGTCTTGATGCCGGGGGAATCGAAGGCCTTTGCGGTCGCCGATCATCAATTGGCGCACGTCTACGTCAACGATCCCGGGCTGGTCGCCTCGGTGCGAAAGGAACTTGAATCGGTCCCGGGTATCGGCGGCGTGTTTGATCCCGGTGATCTGGAACTCGACCATCCGCGCAGCGGCGAGCTGATCGCATTGGCCCAGCCCGATGCCTGGTTCACGTATTACTACTGGAACGACGACGCGCTGGCGCCCGACTTTGCCCGCACGGTGGATATCCATCGCAAGCCGGGCTACGACCCTTGCGAATTGTTCATGACCAGCAAAGTCCGGGTGGCGGCGCGGTTGTTGCAAAAGAAGCTCGGCATGCGCTACAAGATGGACGTCATTCCGCTCGACCCGACGCTGGTCCGCGGCAGCCACGGATTGCATCCCGATCCGATCGACGGCCCGATCATCATCGGACCGTCTGGCGAGCACCCGCTGCCGTCCGACATGCGCGGGTTTGCCGGCTACATCCGATCGCTGTTGGGCGCCCGGTAA